The Amycolatopsis sp. NBC_01480 genome segment TACCGTGACAGGGTGAACGTCGAAGTCACCCCCCTGCCCGGAATCGGTGTCCGCAAGGACTTCGCCACCCGCAACGGCCGCCGGATCGGCGTCGTGACCCAGCGGGACGGTCAGATCGAGCTGATCGTCTCGAAGTCCGAAGACCCGGACGCCTGCCTCGCCTCGCTGCCGCTGACCGCGGACGAGGCGGGCGCGCTGGCCAACCTGCTCGGCGCGCCGCAGCTGGTCGCGCAGCTCAACGAGGAGCACCGCGAGCTGCCGGGGATCAACACCAGGCAGCTGCCGATCACCTCGTCCAGCCCGTTCGACGGCCGGACGCTCGGGGACACCGCGATGCGTACGCGCACCAGCGTTTCGGTGGTCGCGGTGATGCGGGCGGGCCAGGTGCACCCTTCGCCGACGCCGGACTTCACCTTCACCGCGGGCGACCTGCTGGTCGCGGTCGGGACTTCCGAGGGACTGGAAGCCGCCGCCAAGATCCTCAAGCACGGCTGATGGATCACACCGCCCTGTCCCTGATCGAACTCGGAGCGGTCTTCTTCGGCCTCGGCGCGCTCGGCCGGCTCGCCGGCCGGATCGGCCTCTCCCCCATCCCGCTCTACCTGATCGGCGGCCTGTGCTTCGGCTCCGGCGGGCTGATCCCGCTCACCGACATCGGCGACTTCACCCACCTGGCCAGCGAGATCGGCGTGGTGCTGCTGCTCCTGCTGCTGGGGCTGGAGTACTCGGCGGCCGAGCTGTTCACCGGGCTGCGCAGCTCCTGGACCGCGGGCCTGCTCGACATCGTGCTGAACGCGGCGCCCGGTGCCGCGGTCGCGCTGCTGCTGGGCTGGGGCCCGATCGGCGCGATCGTGATGGGCGGGGTCACCTACATCTCCTCGTCCGGGATCATCGCGAAGGTGCTGGGCGACCTCGGCCGGCTCGGCAACCGCGAGACCCCGGTGGTGCTGTCCATCCTGGTGTTCGAGGACCTGGTGATGGCGCTCTACCTGCCGATCCTGACCGCGATCCTGGGCGGGGTGAGCTTCCTCGGCGGGCTCGAGGCGGTCGGCATCTCGCTGCTGGTGATCACCGTGGTGCTGGTGATCGCGCTGAAGTTCGGCCGGTACGTCTCCGCGCTGGTGGACAGCGAGGACCGCGAGGTGTTCCTGCTCAAGATCCTCGGCGCGGCCCTGCTGGTGGCCGGGCTGGCCTCGGCGATGCAGGTCTCGGCGGCGGTCGGCGCGTTCCTGCTCGGCATCGCGGTTTCCGGCTCGACGGCGCACAACGCGACCCGGCTGCTCGAGCCGCTGCGGGACCTGTTCGCCGCGGTGTTCTTCGTGGTGTTCGGCCTGAACACGAACCCGGCGTCGATCCCGCCGGTGCTCGGCTGGGCGGTGGTGCTCGCCGTGGTGACCACGCTGACCAAGGTCGCCACCGGCTGGTGGGCCGCGCGGAGGCAGGGCATCGGGAAGCTCGGCCGGGCCCGCGCCGGGGCCGCGCTGGTGGCCCGGGGCGAGTTCTCGATCGTCATCGCCGGCCTGGCCGTGACGACGGGCGCGGTCGACGGCGAACTGGCCGCGCTGGCCACGGCGTACGTCCTGCTGATGGCGATCCT includes the following:
- a CDS encoding cation:proton antiporter regulatory subunit, whose amino-acid sequence is MNVEVTPLPGIGVRKDFATRNGRRIGVVTQRDGQIELIVSKSEDPDACLASLPLTADEAGALANLLGAPQLVAQLNEEHRELPGINTRQLPITSSSPFDGRTLGDTAMRTRTSVSVVAVMRAGQVHPSPTPDFTFTAGDLLVAVGTSEGLEAAAKILKHG
- a CDS encoding cation:proton antiporter, whose translation is MDHTALSLIELGAVFFGLGALGRLAGRIGLSPIPLYLIGGLCFGSGGLIPLTDIGDFTHLASEIGVVLLLLLLGLEYSAAELFTGLRSSWTAGLLDIVLNAAPGAAVALLLGWGPIGAIVMGGVTYISSSGIIAKVLGDLGRLGNRETPVVLSILVFEDLVMALYLPILTAILGGVSFLGGLEAVGISLLVITVVLVIALKFGRYVSALVDSEDREVFLLKILGAALLVAGLASAMQVSAAVGAFLLGIAVSGSTAHNATRLLEPLRDLFAAVFFVVFGLNTNPASIPPVLGWAVVLAVVTTLTKVATGWWAARRQGIGKLGRARAGAALVARGEFSIVIAGLAVTTGAVDGELAALATAYVLLMAILGPTAARIVEPVAKALQRKRTSAKTSPATSN